In one Scyliorhinus canicula chromosome 3, sScyCan1.1, whole genome shotgun sequence genomic region, the following are encoded:
- the LOC119963642 gene encoding extensin-1-like has product MVASQKKKKGECPPHCEGQYPPPCEGEYPPPCEDQYPPPCEGEYPPPCEGEYPPPCEGEYPPPCEDEYPPPCEGEYPPHCEGEYPPPCEDEYPPPCEGEYPPHCEGEYPPPCEGEYPPPCEGEYPPPCEGQYPPPCEGEYPPPCEGEYPPPCEDEYPPPCEGEYPPPCEDEYPPPCEGEYPPPCEGEYPPPCEGEYPPPCEDEYPPPCEDEYPPPCEDQYPPPCEGEYPPPCEGEYPPPCEDEYPPPCEGEYPPPCEGEYPPPCEGEYPPPCEDEYPPPCEGECPPHCEGEYPPPCEGEYPPPCEGEYPPPCEGEYPPPCEDEYPPPCEDEYPPPCEDEYPPPCEGEYPPPCEGGYPPPCEGGYPPPCEDEYPPPCEDEYPPPCEDEYPPPCEGEYPPPCEGEYPPPCEGEYPPPCEGEYPPHCEGEYPPPCEGEYPPPCEGEYPPPCEGEYPPPCEGEYPPPCEGEYPPPCDGEYPPPCEDEYPPPCEGEYPPHCVGWYPPPCNDGYSPLCEGG; this is encoded by the coding sequence ATGGTTGCCtcacagaagaaaaagaaaggtgAGTGTCCTCCTCACTGTGAGGGTCAATATCCTCCTCCCTGTGAAGGTGAATATCCTCCTCCCTGTGAAGATCAATATCCTCCTCCCTGTGAAGGGGAATATCCTCCTCCCTGTGAAGGGGAATATCCTCCTCCCTGTGAAGGTGAATATCCTCCTCCCTGTGAAGATGAATATCCTCCTCCCTGTGAAGGTGAATATCCTCCTCACTGTGAAGGTGAATATCCTCCTCCCTGTGAAGATGAATATCCTCCTCCCTGTGAAGGTGAATATCCTCCTCACTGTGAAGGGGAATATCCTCCTCCCTGTGAAGGTGAATATCCTCCTCCCTGTGAAGGGGAATATCCTCCTCCCTGTGAGGGTCAATATCCTCCTCCCTGTGAAGGTGAATATCCTCCTCCCTGTGAAGGTGAATATCCTCCTCCCTGTGAAGATGAATATCCTCCTCCCTGTGAAGGTGAATATCCTCCTCCCTGTGAAGATGAATATCCTCCTCCCTGTGAAGGTGAATATCCTCCTCCCTGTGAAGGTGAATATCCTCCTCCCTGTGAAGGTGAATATCCTCCTCCCTGTGAAGATGAATATCCTCCTCCCTGTGAAGATGAATATCCTCCTCCCTGTGAAGATCAATATCCTCCTCCCTGTGAAGGGGAATATCCTCCTCCCTGTGAAGGGGAATATCCTCCTCCCTGTGAAGATGAATATCCTCCTCCCTGTGAAGGGGAATATCCTCCTCCCTGTGAAGGTGAATATCCTCCTCCCTGTGAAGGTGAATATCCTCCTCCCTGTGAAGATGAATATCCTCCTCCCTGTGAAGGTGAATGTCCTCCTCACTGTGAAGGTGAATATCCTCCTCCCTGTGAAGGTGAATATCCTCCTCCCTGTGAAGGTGAATATCCTCCTCCCTGTGAAGGTGAATATCCTCCTCCCTGTGAAGATGAATATCCTCCTCCCTGTGAAGATGAATATCCTCCTCCCTGTGAAGATGAATATCCTCCTCCCTGTGAAGGTGAATATCCTCCTCCCTGTGAAGGTGGATATCCTCCTCCCTGTGAAGGTGGATATCCTCCTCCCTGTGAAGATGAATATCCTCCTCCCTGTGAAGATGAATATCCTCCTCCCTGTGAAGATGAATATCCTCCTCCCTGTGAAGGTGAATATCCTCCTCCCTGTGAAGGGGAATATCCTCCTCCCTGTGAAGGGGAATATCCTCCTCCCTGTGAAGGTGAATATCCTCCTCACTGTGAAGGTGAATATCCTCCTCCCTGTGAAGGGGAATATCCTCCTCCCTGTGAAGGGGAATATCCTCCTCCCTGTGAAGGTGAATATCCTCCTCCCTGTGAAGGTGAATATCCTCCTCCCTGTGAAGGTGAATATCCTCCTCCCTGTGACGGTGAATATCCTCCTCCCTGTGAAGATGAATATCCTCCTCCCTGTGAAGGTGAATATCCTCCTCACTGTGTAGGTTGGTATCCTCCTCCCTGCAATGATGGGTATTCTCCTCTCTGTGAAGGTGGATAA